The following coding sequences are from one Dromaius novaehollandiae isolate bDroNov1 chromosome 22, bDroNov1.hap1, whole genome shotgun sequence window:
- the CBX1 gene encoding chromobox protein homolog 1, which produces MGKKQNKKKVEEVLEEEEEEYVVEKVLDRRVVKGKVEYLLKWKGFSDEDNTWEPEENLDCPDLIAEFLQSQKTAHETEKSEGSKRKAESDTEDKGEESKPKKKKEESEKPRGFARGFEPERIIGATDSSGELMFLMKWKNSDEADLVPAKEANIKCPQVVISFYEERLTWHSYPSEDDDKKEDKN; this is translated from the exons AtgggaaaaaagcagaacaagaagaaagtggaagaggtcttagaggaagaggaggaggagtatGTGGTGGAGAAGGTCCTGGATCGGCGAGTGGTGAAGGGCAAAGTGGAGTACCTGCTGAAGTGGAAAGGCTTCTCGGA TGAGGATAACACGTGGGAGCCAGAAGAGAACCTCGACTGCCCAGACCTCATTGCAGAGTTCCTTCAGTCTCAGAAAACTGCACATGAGACCGAGAAGTCTGAGGGAAGCAAACGCAAAGCGGAGTCTGACACGGAAGATAAAGGGGAGGAGAGCAAaccaaagaagaagaaggaggag TCGGAGAAACCGCGAGGCTTTGCCCGGGGGTTTGAGCCAGAGCGGATCATTGGTGCCACGGATTCCAGCGGGGAGCTCATGTTCCTGATGAAGTG GAAGAACTCTGACGAGGCCGACCTGGTGCCTGCAAAGGAAGCCAACATCAAGTGCCCCCAGGTGGTCATCTCATTCTATGAGGAGAGGTTGACATGGCATTCCTACCCCTCAGAGGATGATGACAAGAAAGAGGACAAGAACTAA
- the NFE2L1 gene encoding endoplasmic reticulum membrane sensor NFE2L1 isoform X2 has product MLSLKKYFTEGLIQFTILLSLIGVRVDVDTYLNSQLPPLREIILGQSSAYTQTQFHNLRNTLDGYGIHPKSVDLDYYFTARRLLNQVRALDRFQVPTTEVSAWLVHRDPEGSVSSTQPSAGIALENGSGLQDGTGPDNGVRESGAEQGFSEELEDLGAVAPPVNGDLTKEVPGVEDQTALSLEECLRLLEATFPFGENSEFPAADVSTLSEAVPGESRSAGIQNGLLSPLLAETESPFDLEQQWQDLMSIMEMQAMEVNNTTAETLYNSTSGDLLTSNYSLAPNTPINQNVSLHQASLGSCTQDFSLFSSEIESPSMAGSSALLQLTPDNSTGLNTTFGSTNLSGIFFPPQLNSTVNETAGPELPDPLSGLLDEAMLDEISLMDLAIEEGFNPVQASQLEEEFDSDSGLSLDSSHSPASLSSSEASSSSSSSSSSSSSSSFSEEGAVGYSSDSENVDFEETEGAVGYQPEYSKFCRMSYQDPSQLHYLPYLEHVGHNHTYNMAPGALDPEEPKLPNIGKKNSKEKPSEFLDKQMSRDEHRARAMKIPFTNDKIINLPVEEFNELLSKYQLSEAQLSLIRDIRRRGKNKMAAQNCRKRKLDTILNLERDVEDLQRDKSKLLREKVEFLKSIRQMKQKVQNLYQEVFGRLRDENGQPYSPNQYALQYASDGSVILIPRTLADQQARRQERKQKDRRK; this is encoded by the exons atgctttctctgaagaaatatttcactgaaGGCCTCATCCAGTTCACCATTTTGCTCAGCTTGATAGGCGTTCGTGTGGACGTGGACACCTACCTGAACTCGCAGCTCCCCCCTCTAAGGGAAATCATTCTCGGCCAGAGCTCTGCTTACACTCAGACCCAGTTTCACAACCTGCGCAACACCTTGGATGGGTATGGCATCCACCCAAAAAGCGTAGACCTGGACTATTATTTCACAGCTCGCCGGCTCCTCAATCAGGTGAGGGCCCTGGACAGGTTTCAAGTGCCCACCACTGAAGTCAGTGCCTGGTTGGTGCACAGAGACCCTGAGGGCTCTGTGTCCAGCACCCAGCCCAGCGCCGGCATCGCCCTCGAGAACGGCAGCGGCCTGCAGGATGGCACCGGCCCCGACAACGGCGTGAGGGAGAGCGGAGCCGAGCAGGGGTTCAGtgaggagctggaggacttgGGAGCGGTGGCACCTCCGGTGAATGGAGACCTGACCAAGGAG GTGCCTGGTGTGGAGGATCAGACAGCCCTGTCCCTGGAGGAGTGCCTTAGGCTCCTGGAGGCCACCTTCCCTTTCGGGGAGAATTCGGAG TTTCCAGCTGCAGATGTCTCCACCCTAAGCGAAGCTGTGCCTGGCGAGAGCAGGTCTGCGGGCATCCAGAACGGCCTGCTGTCTCCCCTCCTCGCGGAGACCGAATCCCCGTTCGATCTGGAGCAGCAGTGGCAGGACCTCATGTCTATAATGGAAATGCAG GCTATGGAAGTGAACAACACAACCGCCGAAACCCTGTACAACAGTACAAGCGGAGACCTGCTGACTTCTAACTACAGCCTCGCGCCAAACACTCCCATCAATCAGAATGTCAGCCTGCATCAGGCCTCTCTGGGTAGCTGCACACAggacttctccctcttcagctcgGAAATCGAAAGCCCCTCCATGGctggcagctcagccctgctTCAGCTGACTCCGGACAACTCCACTGGCCTCAACACAACCTTCGGCTCTACCAACTTGAGCGGCATCTTCTTTCCTCCGCAGCTGAATAGCACAGTCAACGAGACGGCCGGCCCCGAGCTGCCAGACCCGCTGAGCGGTCTTCTAGACGAAGCCATGCTTGATGAGATCAGCTTGATGGACTTGGCTATTGAGGAAGGTTTCAACCCAGTGCAGGCTTCTCAGCTGGAAGAAGAGTTTGATTCTGACTCAGGTCTTTCTCTGGATTCTAGCCACAGTCCTGCTTCTCTCAGTAGCTCagaagcctcctcctcctcctcctcttcctcttcttcctcctcctcctcctcgtttTCTGAGGAAGGAGCTGTCGGCTACAGCTCAGACTCTGAAAACGTGGACTTTGAAGAAACGGAAGGGGCAGTTGGATACCAGCCAGAATACAGCAAGTTCTGCCGCATGAGCTATCAGGACCCATCGCAACTACATTACTTGCCTTATCTGGAGCATGTTGGCCACAACCACACCTATAACATGGCACCGGGGGCTCTGGATCCCGAGGAGCCCAAACTGCCCAACATcgggaagaaaaacagcaaggagaAGCCGTCCGAGTTTCTGGACAAGCAGATGAGCAGGGACGAGCATCGAGCCAGAGCCATGAAAATCCCTTTCACTAATGACAAGATCATTAACCTGCCTGTGGAGGAGTTCAACGAACTTCTCTCCAAGTACCAGCTCAGCGAGGCGCAGCTGAGCCTGATCCGGGACATCAGGAGACGAGGCAAGAACAAGATGGCTGCCCAGAACTGCCGCAAGAGGAAACTGGACACCATCCTGAACTTGGAACGGGACGTAGAGGACTTGCAGAGGGACAAGTCCAAACTGCTCAGGGAGAAGGTGGAATTTCTCAAGTCCATCCGCCAGATGAAGCAAAAGGTGCAGAACCTCTACCAGGAAGTGTTTGGTCGGCTGCGGGATGAGAACGGCCAACCTTACTCTCCAAATCAGTATGCCCTACAGTATGCCAGCGACGGCAGTGTTATTTTGATACCTCGCACCTTGGCTGACCAGCAGGCCAGGCGGCAGGAGAGGAAACAGAAAGACAGGCGGAAGTGA
- the NFE2L1 gene encoding endoplasmic reticulum membrane sensor NFE2L1 isoform X1 yields the protein MLSLKKYFTEGLIQFTILLSLIGVRVDVDTYLNSQLPPLREIILGQSSAYTQTQFHNLRNTLDGYGIHPKSVDLDYYFTARRLLNQVRALDRFQVPTTEVSAWLVHRDPEGSVSSTQPSAGIALENGSGLQDGTGPDNGVRESGAEQGFSEELEDLGAVAPPVNGDLTKEDIDLIDILWRQDIDLGAGREIFDYSHRQKESEVDKELSDGRERGDSWRSGGNEIVDRNLLVDGETGESFPAQVPGVEDQTALSLEECLRLLEATFPFGENSEFPAADVSTLSEAVPGESRSAGIQNGLLSPLLAETESPFDLEQQWQDLMSIMEMQAMEVNNTTAETLYNSTSGDLLTSNYSLAPNTPINQNVSLHQASLGSCTQDFSLFSSEIESPSMAGSSALLQLTPDNSTGLNTTFGSTNLSGIFFPPQLNSTVNETAGPELPDPLSGLLDEAMLDEISLMDLAIEEGFNPVQASQLEEEFDSDSGLSLDSSHSPASLSSSEASSSSSSSSSSSSSSSFSEEGAVGYSSDSENVDFEETEGAVGYQPEYSKFCRMSYQDPSQLHYLPYLEHVGHNHTYNMAPGALDPEEPKLPNIGKKNSKEKPSEFLDKQMSRDEHRARAMKIPFTNDKIINLPVEEFNELLSKYQLSEAQLSLIRDIRRRGKNKMAAQNCRKRKLDTILNLERDVEDLQRDKSKLLREKVEFLKSIRQMKQKVQNLYQEVFGRLRDENGQPYSPNQYALQYASDGSVILIPRTLADQQARRQERKQKDRRK from the exons atgctttctctgaagaaatatttcactgaaGGCCTCATCCAGTTCACCATTTTGCTCAGCTTGATAGGCGTTCGTGTGGACGTGGACACCTACCTGAACTCGCAGCTCCCCCCTCTAAGGGAAATCATTCTCGGCCAGAGCTCTGCTTACACTCAGACCCAGTTTCACAACCTGCGCAACACCTTGGATGGGTATGGCATCCACCCAAAAAGCGTAGACCTGGACTATTATTTCACAGCTCGCCGGCTCCTCAATCAGGTGAGGGCCCTGGACAGGTTTCAAGTGCCCACCACTGAAGTCAGTGCCTGGTTGGTGCACAGAGACCCTGAGGGCTCTGTGTCCAGCACCCAGCCCAGCGCCGGCATCGCCCTCGAGAACGGCAGCGGCCTGCAGGATGGCACCGGCCCCGACAACGGCGTGAGGGAGAGCGGAGCCGAGCAGGGGTTCAGtgaggagctggaggacttgGGAGCGGTGGCACCTCCGGTGAATGGAGACCTGACCAAGGAG GACATCGATTTGATTGACATCCTGTGGAGACAGGATATTGATCTCGGCGCTGGGCGAGAGATTTTTGACTACAGCCACCGTCAGAAAGAGAGCGAAGTGGACAAAGAACTGAGTGATGGGAGGGAGCGTGGGGACAGCTGGAGGAGCGGAGGGAATGAGATCGTGGATAGAAACCTGCTAGTTGATGGAGAGACCGGGGAGAGTTTCCCTGCGCAG GTGCCTGGTGTGGAGGATCAGACAGCCCTGTCCCTGGAGGAGTGCCTTAGGCTCCTGGAGGCCACCTTCCCTTTCGGGGAGAATTCGGAG TTTCCAGCTGCAGATGTCTCCACCCTAAGCGAAGCTGTGCCTGGCGAGAGCAGGTCTGCGGGCATCCAGAACGGCCTGCTGTCTCCCCTCCTCGCGGAGACCGAATCCCCGTTCGATCTGGAGCAGCAGTGGCAGGACCTCATGTCTATAATGGAAATGCAG GCTATGGAAGTGAACAACACAACCGCCGAAACCCTGTACAACAGTACAAGCGGAGACCTGCTGACTTCTAACTACAGCCTCGCGCCAAACACTCCCATCAATCAGAATGTCAGCCTGCATCAGGCCTCTCTGGGTAGCTGCACACAggacttctccctcttcagctcgGAAATCGAAAGCCCCTCCATGGctggcagctcagccctgctTCAGCTGACTCCGGACAACTCCACTGGCCTCAACACAACCTTCGGCTCTACCAACTTGAGCGGCATCTTCTTTCCTCCGCAGCTGAATAGCACAGTCAACGAGACGGCCGGCCCCGAGCTGCCAGACCCGCTGAGCGGTCTTCTAGACGAAGCCATGCTTGATGAGATCAGCTTGATGGACTTGGCTATTGAGGAAGGTTTCAACCCAGTGCAGGCTTCTCAGCTGGAAGAAGAGTTTGATTCTGACTCAGGTCTTTCTCTGGATTCTAGCCACAGTCCTGCTTCTCTCAGTAGCTCagaagcctcctcctcctcctcctcttcctcttcttcctcctcctcctcctcgtttTCTGAGGAAGGAGCTGTCGGCTACAGCTCAGACTCTGAAAACGTGGACTTTGAAGAAACGGAAGGGGCAGTTGGATACCAGCCAGAATACAGCAAGTTCTGCCGCATGAGCTATCAGGACCCATCGCAACTACATTACTTGCCTTATCTGGAGCATGTTGGCCACAACCACACCTATAACATGGCACCGGGGGCTCTGGATCCCGAGGAGCCCAAACTGCCCAACATcgggaagaaaaacagcaaggagaAGCCGTCCGAGTTTCTGGACAAGCAGATGAGCAGGGACGAGCATCGAGCCAGAGCCATGAAAATCCCTTTCACTAATGACAAGATCATTAACCTGCCTGTGGAGGAGTTCAACGAACTTCTCTCCAAGTACCAGCTCAGCGAGGCGCAGCTGAGCCTGATCCGGGACATCAGGAGACGAGGCAAGAACAAGATGGCTGCCCAGAACTGCCGCAAGAGGAAACTGGACACCATCCTGAACTTGGAACGGGACGTAGAGGACTTGCAGAGGGACAAGTCCAAACTGCTCAGGGAGAAGGTGGAATTTCTCAAGTCCATCCGCCAGATGAAGCAAAAGGTGCAGAACCTCTACCAGGAAGTGTTTGGTCGGCTGCGGGATGAGAACGGCCAACCTTACTCTCCAAATCAGTATGCCCTACAGTATGCCAGCGACGGCAGTGTTATTTTGATACCTCGCACCTTGGCTGACCAGCAGGCCAGGCGGCAGGAGAGGAAACAGAAAGACAGGCGGAAGTGA
- the NFE2L1 gene encoding endoplasmic reticulum membrane sensor NFE2L1 isoform X3, producing the protein MRKDIDLIDILWRQDIDLGAGREIFDYSHRQKESEVDKELSDGRERGDSWRSGGNEIVDRNLLVDGETGESFPAQVPGVEDQTALSLEECLRLLEATFPFGENSEFPAADVSTLSEAVPGESRSAGIQNGLLSPLLAETESPFDLEQQWQDLMSIMEMQAMEVNNTTAETLYNSTSGDLLTSNYSLAPNTPINQNVSLHQASLGSCTQDFSLFSSEIESPSMAGSSALLQLTPDNSTGLNTTFGSTNLSGIFFPPQLNSTVNETAGPELPDPLSGLLDEAMLDEISLMDLAIEEGFNPVQASQLEEEFDSDSGLSLDSSHSPASLSSSEASSSSSSSSSSSSSSSFSEEGAVGYSSDSENVDFEETEGAVGYQPEYSKFCRMSYQDPSQLHYLPYLEHVGHNHTYNMAPGALDPEEPKLPNIGKKNSKEKPSEFLDKQMSRDEHRARAMKIPFTNDKIINLPVEEFNELLSKYQLSEAQLSLIRDIRRRGKNKMAAQNCRKRKLDTILNLERDVEDLQRDKSKLLREKVEFLKSIRQMKQKVQNLYQEVFGRLRDENGQPYSPNQYALQYASDGSVILIPRTLADQQARRQERKQKDRRK; encoded by the exons ATGAGAAAG GACATCGATTTGATTGACATCCTGTGGAGACAGGATATTGATCTCGGCGCTGGGCGAGAGATTTTTGACTACAGCCACCGTCAGAAAGAGAGCGAAGTGGACAAAGAACTGAGTGATGGGAGGGAGCGTGGGGACAGCTGGAGGAGCGGAGGGAATGAGATCGTGGATAGAAACCTGCTAGTTGATGGAGAGACCGGGGAGAGTTTCCCTGCGCAG GTGCCTGGTGTGGAGGATCAGACAGCCCTGTCCCTGGAGGAGTGCCTTAGGCTCCTGGAGGCCACCTTCCCTTTCGGGGAGAATTCGGAG TTTCCAGCTGCAGATGTCTCCACCCTAAGCGAAGCTGTGCCTGGCGAGAGCAGGTCTGCGGGCATCCAGAACGGCCTGCTGTCTCCCCTCCTCGCGGAGACCGAATCCCCGTTCGATCTGGAGCAGCAGTGGCAGGACCTCATGTCTATAATGGAAATGCAG GCTATGGAAGTGAACAACACAACCGCCGAAACCCTGTACAACAGTACAAGCGGAGACCTGCTGACTTCTAACTACAGCCTCGCGCCAAACACTCCCATCAATCAGAATGTCAGCCTGCATCAGGCCTCTCTGGGTAGCTGCACACAggacttctccctcttcagctcgGAAATCGAAAGCCCCTCCATGGctggcagctcagccctgctTCAGCTGACTCCGGACAACTCCACTGGCCTCAACACAACCTTCGGCTCTACCAACTTGAGCGGCATCTTCTTTCCTCCGCAGCTGAATAGCACAGTCAACGAGACGGCCGGCCCCGAGCTGCCAGACCCGCTGAGCGGTCTTCTAGACGAAGCCATGCTTGATGAGATCAGCTTGATGGACTTGGCTATTGAGGAAGGTTTCAACCCAGTGCAGGCTTCTCAGCTGGAAGAAGAGTTTGATTCTGACTCAGGTCTTTCTCTGGATTCTAGCCACAGTCCTGCTTCTCTCAGTAGCTCagaagcctcctcctcctcctcctcttcctcttcttcctcctcctcctcctcgtttTCTGAGGAAGGAGCTGTCGGCTACAGCTCAGACTCTGAAAACGTGGACTTTGAAGAAACGGAAGGGGCAGTTGGATACCAGCCAGAATACAGCAAGTTCTGCCGCATGAGCTATCAGGACCCATCGCAACTACATTACTTGCCTTATCTGGAGCATGTTGGCCACAACCACACCTATAACATGGCACCGGGGGCTCTGGATCCCGAGGAGCCCAAACTGCCCAACATcgggaagaaaaacagcaaggagaAGCCGTCCGAGTTTCTGGACAAGCAGATGAGCAGGGACGAGCATCGAGCCAGAGCCATGAAAATCCCTTTCACTAATGACAAGATCATTAACCTGCCTGTGGAGGAGTTCAACGAACTTCTCTCCAAGTACCAGCTCAGCGAGGCGCAGCTGAGCCTGATCCGGGACATCAGGAGACGAGGCAAGAACAAGATGGCTGCCCAGAACTGCCGCAAGAGGAAACTGGACACCATCCTGAACTTGGAACGGGACGTAGAGGACTTGCAGAGGGACAAGTCCAAACTGCTCAGGGAGAAGGTGGAATTTCTCAAGTCCATCCGCCAGATGAAGCAAAAGGTGCAGAACCTCTACCAGGAAGTGTTTGGTCGGCTGCGGGATGAGAACGGCCAACCTTACTCTCCAAATCAGTATGCCCTACAGTATGCCAGCGACGGCAGTGTTATTTTGATACCTCGCACCTTGGCTGACCAGCAGGCCAGGCGGCAGGAGAGGAAACAGAAAGACAGGCGGAAGTGA
- the COPZ2 gene encoding coatomer subunit zeta-2 isoform X2 encodes MEPAGLPALFILDSDGQRLLAKYYDSTFPSAEEQAAFERRVFSSTRGVGGDVACLQGLTVVCTSSADLSFYVVGSGRENELLLSAVLGCLVEALGRVLRGEVEKRWLLDNLAGAFLVVDEIVDGGRPRSRRPTASSSWITWWAAQHGRSPSRRWRGAAGGSRSGVPPGLLALPLPAAPGRGPVPPGGDGVEHETKR; translated from the exons ATGGAGCCCGCGGGGCTGCCG GCCCTTTTCATCCTGGACAGCGATGGGCAGCGGCTGCTCGCCAAG TACTACGACAGCACCTTCCCCTCGGCCGAGGAGCAGGCGGCCTTCGAGAGGAGGGTGTTCAGCAGCACCCGCGGCGTCGGCG gcGACGTCGCCTGCTTGCAGGGCCTCACCGTGGTCTGCACGAGCAGCGCCGACCTCTCCTTCTACGTGGTGGGCAGCGGCCGGGAGAATGAg ctgctgctgtcGGCGGTGCTCGGCTGCCTCGTGGAGGCCCTCGGCCGCGTGCTGCG CGGGGAGGTGGAGAAGCGCTGGCTGCTGGACAACCTGGCCGGGGCGTTCCTGGTGGTGGACGAGATCGTGGACGGCGG GCGGCCCCGGAGCCGGCGGCCTACGGCTTCGTCCTCCTGGATTACCTGGTGGGCAGCTCAGCACGGAAGGAGTCCGAGTAGGCGCtggcgaggggctgcgggggggtcCCGCTCCGGGGTGCCCCCCGGGCTGCTCGCCCTgccgctgccagcagcccctggcCGGGGTCCCGTCCCCCCCGGCGGCGACGGGGTCGAGCACGAAACGAAGCGCTAA
- the COPZ2 gene encoding coatomer subunit zeta-2 isoform X1: MEPAGLPEPSLYTVKALFILDSDGQRLLAKYYDSTFPSAEEQAAFERRVFSSTRGVGGDVACLQGLTVVCTSSADLSFYVVGSGRENELLLSAVLGCLVEALGRVLRGEVEKRWLLDNLAGAFLVVDEIVDGGRPRSRRPTASSSWITWWAAQHGRSPSRRWRGAAGGSRSGVPPGLLALPLPAAPGRGPVPPGGDGVEHETKR; this comes from the exons ATGGAGCCCGCGGGGCTGCCG GAGCCGTCCCTCTACACCGTCAAGGCCCTTTTCATCCTGGACAGCGATGGGCAGCGGCTGCTCGCCAAG TACTACGACAGCACCTTCCCCTCGGCCGAGGAGCAGGCGGCCTTCGAGAGGAGGGTGTTCAGCAGCACCCGCGGCGTCGGCG gcGACGTCGCCTGCTTGCAGGGCCTCACCGTGGTCTGCACGAGCAGCGCCGACCTCTCCTTCTACGTGGTGGGCAGCGGCCGGGAGAATGAg ctgctgctgtcGGCGGTGCTCGGCTGCCTCGTGGAGGCCCTCGGCCGCGTGCTGCG CGGGGAGGTGGAGAAGCGCTGGCTGCTGGACAACCTGGCCGGGGCGTTCCTGGTGGTGGACGAGATCGTGGACGGCGG GCGGCCCCGGAGCCGGCGGCCTACGGCTTCGTCCTCCTGGATTACCTGGTGGGCAGCTCAGCACGGAAGGAGTCCGAGTAGGCGCtggcgaggggctgcgggggggtcCCGCTCCGGGGTGCCCCCCGGGCTGCTCGCCCTgccgctgccagcagcccctggcCGGGGTCCCGTCCCCCCCGGCGGCGACGGGGTCGAGCACGAAACGAAGCGCTAA
- the COPZ2 gene encoding coatomer subunit zeta-2 isoform X3, which yields MEPAGLPEPSLYTVKALFILDSDGQRLLAKYYDSTFPSAEEQAAFERRVFSSTRGVGGDVACLQGLTVVCTSSADLSFYVVGSGRENELLLSAVLGCLVEALGRVLRGEVEKRWLLDNLAGAFLVVDEIVDGGVILESDPQQVVQRLSLRAAPEPAAYGFVLLDYLVGSSARKESE from the exons ATGGAGCCCGCGGGGCTGCCG GAGCCGTCCCTCTACACCGTCAAGGCCCTTTTCATCCTGGACAGCGATGGGCAGCGGCTGCTCGCCAAG TACTACGACAGCACCTTCCCCTCGGCCGAGGAGCAGGCGGCCTTCGAGAGGAGGGTGTTCAGCAGCACCCGCGGCGTCGGCG gcGACGTCGCCTGCTTGCAGGGCCTCACCGTGGTCTGCACGAGCAGCGCCGACCTCTCCTTCTACGTGGTGGGCAGCGGCCGGGAGAATGAg ctgctgctgtcGGCGGTGCTCGGCTGCCTCGTGGAGGCCCTCGGCCGCGTGCTGCG CGGGGAGGTGGAGAAGCGCTGGCTGCTGGACAACCTGGCCGGGGCGTTCCTGGTGGTGGACGAGATCGTGGACGGCGG GGTGATCCTGGAGAGCGACCCGCAGCAGGTGGTGCAGAGGCTGAGCCTCCGG GCGGCCCCGGAGCCGGCGGCCTACGGCTTCGTCCTCCTGGATTACCTGGTGGGCAGCTCAGCACGGAAGGAGTCCGAGTAG